A region from the Linepithema humile isolate Giens D197 chromosome 1, Lhum_UNIL_v1.0, whole genome shotgun sequence genome encodes:
- the LOC136997448 gene encoding uncharacterized protein, with product MPLPASLREDLLWWKAVLKNKSQRNYIRSGRFDIEIFSDASLTGWGAASGGARTHGFWSPEDKQHHINYLELLATFHALRCFASHLQGSNILLRVDNSTALSYINRMGSVKFPILSELARKIWYWCAKRDIFIYALYISSVQNIEADTESRVVSEETEWALGQEYFDRINCYFGRFDIDLFATSINSKCQRFVSWHPDPLAQAVDAFSLNWSTFYFYAFSPFILIFKVLRKIITDKAEGVVVVPWWPAQPWFPLFNQLIVNQPIQFEPDINMLSSPFRDVHPAWNRISLVAAKLSGKSFCSRGHRSQH from the coding sequence ATGCCTCTCCCAGCTTCGCTCAGAGAGGATCTTTTATGGTGGAAGGCTGTTTTAAAAAACAAGTCACAACGCAATTATATTCGATCAGGTCGTTTCGATATTGAGATTTTCTCTGATGCTTCCTTAACAGGATGGGGAGCCGCGTCTGGTGGAGCTCGGACTCATGGATTTTGGTCACCAGAGGACAAACAacatcatattaattatttggaaCTTTTAGCTACATTTCACGCACTGAGATGCTTTGCCTCTCACTTACAAGGATCTAACATTCTTTTAAGGGTAGATAATTCCACGGCTCTTTCGTATATTAATCGTATGGGTTCGGTCAAATTCCCCATTTTATCCGAACTTGCCCGTAAAATCTGGTATTGGTGCGCAAAgcgagatatatttatatatgcctTATATATCTCTTCGGTTCAGAATATTGAGGCAGACACTGAATCACGAGTTGTGTCGGAAGAAACAGAGTGGGCTCTTGGACAGGAGTATTTTGACAGAATTAACTGTTATTTTGGTCGTTTCGATATTGACTTGTTCGCTACATCGATTAACAGTAAGTGCCAACGTTTTGTCTCTTGGCATCCGGATCCTTTAGCACAAGCAGTTGATGCGTTTTCATTAAATTGgagcacattttatttttatgcattctccccttttattttgattttcaaggtCTTACGGAAGATCATTACTGATAAGGCTGAAGGGGTTGTCGTTGTTCCTTGGTGGCCAGCCCAGCCATGGTTTCCTTTATTCAATCAACTTATAGTCAACCAACCAATCCAATTTGAACCGGACATTAACATGTTATCATCTCCTTTCAGAGACGTTCACCCAGCTTGGAACAGGATTTCCCTGGTAGCCGCGAAATTATCCGGCAAGTCTTTTTGCTCAAGGGGACACCGTTCTCAGCACTGA
- the LOC136997397 gene encoding farnesol dehydrogenase-like isoform X2: MDRWLGKTAVVTGAGSGMGKAITHALLRNGVNVTALDIEKERLAKLDEECKRDRTLAKLHSICCDVSIENEIDKAFSTIESLGGVDIMINCAGVCYYTRIIDSQRKTFEKLLNINVLTYAVCMNKAVNSMRQRNVEGHIFNINSVLAHNIPMKGLLDKDGYNGFNIYCATKHASRVLTTAVRREIATVQAPIRVTSISPGLVKTNITQHAKELYDLFDKMQCIEPEDVANALIYVLGTRPEVQITELTIQPTLEAI, from the exons ATGGATCGTTGGCTTGGCAAAACCGCGGTTGTTACTGGCGCTGGATCCGGTATGGGCAAAGCAATTACACATGCTCTTCTGCGAAACGGAGTAAACGTGACTGCTTTGGATatcgagaaagaaagattgGCGAAGCTCGATGAAGAATGTAAACGAGATCGTACTTTGGCTAAGCTACATTCCATATGCTGCGATGTAAGTATCGAGAATGAGATTGATAAGGCATTCTCGACGATTGAGTCATTGGGCGGTGTGGACATCATGATCAATTGTGCTGGCGTCTGTTATTATACACGCATAATTG ATAGTCAAAGGAAAACATTTGAAAAGCTGCTAAATATTAATGTGCTCACATATGCTGTGTGTATGAATAAGGCCGTTAATTCGATGCGGCAGCGAAATGTTGAAGggcatattttcaatattaacag TGTTCTAGCTCACAATATTCCTATGAAAGGTTTATTAGATAAAGATGGTTACAatggatttaatatttattgtgccACTAAGCACGCCTCTCGCGTTTTGACTACCGCAGTACGACGAGAGATAGCAACCGTTCAAGCTCCTATTCGAGTTACA AGTATTAGCCCTGGTTTAGTGAAAACTAATATAACTCAGCATGCGAAAGAACTGTATGATTTGTTCGATAAAATGCAATGTATTGAACCAGAAGATGTGGCGAATGCGCTCATTTATGTTCTTGGAACACGACCGGAAGTTCAg ATTACGGAGCTTACCATCCAACCTACCTTGGAAGCAATATGA
- the LOC136997399 gene encoding uncharacterized protein isoform X1: MKRVIVGGFMCAMNDCNENSGANRHLSFFRFPSHPEKAKLWLEACGIKKNISPKKLYNNYRVCSKHFASHMFLNDLKNRLQPHAIPSAVIITNKKDTTIQSETNKNILIETSTKNSTGDIETDMFSAVAMCSTTNLTDVVVSTNSTENVNMSNNDHRTSKNDKTTQTELKLSNSSPRKVALRRKCDAAEKRAKRAKLKYNKKEKNIEDITFNDFQKLLYKFYPESIADFMKTQADILHKKKNGD; the protein is encoded by the exons atgaaACGCGTAATTGTTGGTGGTTTTATGTGTGCAATGAATGATTGCAATGAAAACTCGGGTGCAAATCGTCATTTAAGCTTTTTTCGTTTTCCATCTCATccagaaaa AGCCAAATTGTGGTTAGAAGCATGTGGTATAAAGAAGAATATCTCACCAAAAAAactatacaataattatagagtTTGCTCAAAACATTTTGCTTCTcatatgtttttaaatgatttaaaaaatcgactTCAGCCACATGCAATTCCGAGTGCagttattattactaataaaaaagatactaCTATACAGAGTGAAACcaata aaaatattttaatagaaacttCAACTAAAAATTCTACAGGAGATATAGAAACAGATATGTTTAGTGCTGTGGCCATGTGTTCAACAACCAATTTGACAG atGTTGTTGTGAGCACAAATTCAactgaaaatgttaatatgtCAAATAATGATCATCGAACatctaaaaatgataaaactaCTCAGacggaattaaaattatcgaacTCTAGCCCAAGGAAGGTAGCTCTTAGAAGAAAATGTGATGCTGCAGAAAAAAGAGCAAAACGTGCAaaactgaaatataataagaaagaaaagaatatagaaGACATTACTTTCAACGATTTCCAAAAActtctttacaaattttatccaGAATCGATAGCTGATTTCATGAAAACTCAAGCAGATATTctacataaaaagaaaaatg gtGACTGA
- the LOC136997449 gene encoding uncharacterized protein: MNKTCAGFLAQCRRNVSFPDHILWTDEATFSPNGVFNSHNFLFWEEENPQAVRQCTFQYRWSINVWAGIFANRVIGPYFLPAHLNGQRYAEFLENELPILLEDIPLRERETLIFQHDGAPAHYSRRVREILNDRFSDRWIGRGGPIVWPARSPDLNVLDYFVWGYIKALVTVYV; the protein is encoded by the exons ATGAATAAAACTTGCGCAGGATTCCTTGCACAATGTCGGCGAAATGTTTCATTTCCCGATCACATTTTATGGACGGACGAAGCAACTTTTTCGCCGAATGGTGTATTCAATTCTcacaatttcttgttttggGAAGAGGAGAATCCGCAAGCTGTTCGTCAGTGCACCTTCCAATATCGGTGGTCCATAAATGTGTGGGCAGGAATATTTGCAAACAGAGTG atcgggCCGTATTTTTTACCGGCACATCTCAATGGACAAAGATATGCAGAATTTCTGGAAAATGAATTGCCCATTCTTTTGGAGGACATTCCTCTTCGAGAGCGGGAAACGCTGATTTTTCAGCACGATGGAGCTCCCGCACATTATTCTCGTAGAGtacgagaaattttaaatgatcgtTTTTCGGATAGATGGATCGGTCGGGGTGGTCCGATCGTTTGGCCGGCACGATCGCCAGATTTAAACGTGCTCGATTATTTCGTTTGGGGCTATATCAAAGCTTTAGTCACAGTATATGTATAA
- the LOC136997399 gene encoding uncharacterized protein isoform X2 → MRCITTDNMAAKLWLEACGIKKNISPKKLYNNYRVCSKHFASHMFLNDLKNRLQPHAIPSAVIITNKKDTTIQSETNKNILIETSTKNSTGDIETDMFSAVAMCSTTNLTDVVVSTNSTENVNMSNNDHRTSKNDKTTQTELKLSNSSPRKVALRRKCDAAEKRAKRAKLKYNKKEKNIEDITFNDFQKLLYKFYPESIADFMKTQADILHKKKNGD, encoded by the exons ATGCGTTGCATTACTACTGACAACATGGC AGCCAAATTGTGGTTAGAAGCATGTGGTATAAAGAAGAATATCTCACCAAAAAAactatacaataattatagagtTTGCTCAAAACATTTTGCTTCTcatatgtttttaaatgatttaaaaaatcgactTCAGCCACATGCAATTCCGAGTGCagttattattactaataaaaaagatactaCTATACAGAGTGAAACcaata aaaatattttaatagaaacttCAACTAAAAATTCTACAGGAGATATAGAAACAGATATGTTTAGTGCTGTGGCCATGTGTTCAACAACCAATTTGACAG atGTTGTTGTGAGCACAAATTCAactgaaaatgttaatatgtCAAATAATGATCATCGAACatctaaaaatgataaaactaCTCAGacggaattaaaattatcgaacTCTAGCCCAAGGAAGGTAGCTCTTAGAAGAAAATGTGATGCTGCAGAAAAAAGAGCAAAACGTGCAaaactgaaatataataagaaagaaaagaatatagaaGACATTACTTTCAACGATTTCCAAAAActtctttacaaattttatccaGAATCGATAGCTGATTTCATGAAAACTCAAGCAGATATTctacataaaaagaaaaatg gtGACTGA
- the LOC136997398 gene encoding uncharacterized protein isoform X1, protein MRTAALEGARSLLVASPCTLVEVVKEHTDGKRRRGSKETPPSGGRPLKRQRAHDGHHAYSDAADPLAKVIVAEGYSVTEITAEQLTVEGCGLEEDRRDPGGSGAQIPRHLSKEWCGGGKVRDEASLGWLVGRIDGIIPWEGARLKVMGTDALQKQHRAVVWVPGPPEGTATVLKRLEKQNPGLVTGSWKVFAERVGATREGGNLVLGVPKSSVLKLKTLDFKPFFGLDRVAFRVSGAQGRVRGDKEEPPKTFP, encoded by the coding sequence ATGAGAACAGCGGCTCTGGAAGGGGCTCGCTCTCTTCTCGTGGCTTCCCCTTGTACGCTGGTAGAGGTGGTGAAGGAGCACACTGATGGTAAACGTCGGAGGGGCTCCAAGGAAACCCCTCCATCGGGTGGCCGTCCGCTGAAGAGGCAAAGGGCTCACGACGGGCACCATGCCTACTCGGACGCTGCTGACCCTCTGGCGAAGGTGATTGTGGCGGAGGGCTACTCCGTGACGGAGATCACTGCTGAGCAGTTGACTGTTGAGGGGTGCGGTCTCGAAGAAGATCGACGGGATCCAGGAGGGTCCGGTGCCCAAATTCCACGGCACCTCTCTAAGGAGTGGTGCGGCGGTGGTAAGGTAAGGGATGAGGCGTCGCTGGGTTGGCTCGTGGGGCGGATCGACGGCATCATTCCGTGGGAGGGCGCCAGGCTCAAGGTGATGGGCACGGACGCGCTTCAAAAGCAGCACAGGGCGGTGGTTTGGGTCCCGGGACCTCCCGAAGGCACGGCCACGGTCCTAAAGCGGCTGGAGAAGCAGAACCCAGGTCTCGTCACCGGGAGCTGGAAAGTGTTTGCGGAAAGGGTAGGGGCCACCAGGGAGGGTGGAAACCTGGTCCTCGGTGTCCCGAAGTCCAGTGTCCTCAAATTGAAGACACTGGACTTCAAACCATTCTTTGGGCTCGACAGAGTTGCCTTTCGGGTAAGTGGGGCCCAGGGGCGAGTAAGGGGGGATAAGGAGGAGCCCCCTAAAACGTTCCCGTAG
- the LOC136997396 gene encoding cytochrome P450 6B1-like — MLGLLELLYGFIAFFLALYYYYKIKFNFWKKRGVPGPEPILFFGTMKDVILQRMSRKDYHKKIYNTYKSEPLIGFFDQTVPILMVNNPELIKDVLITDSAIFSRRGFNYSKKAEPLDHQIFYMNTDEVQPIRAKVSPIFTPSKLKSMVPLLLQRSEIFKDWLDTLLLQNEQINYSQVTAKYTADLSATCLFGYDMQTLRNGENLLPNIVIYNKLYDLFGYYMFNNAEDLQFFTELVKDIDGYRKKYGIVRHDITDAVMGLQENGKLIKPESTNNFIAANMFTFFFGAYETSSVTMTHTMYELAVNQSIQDRLRKEIKRVRAANNRNKAEEITYDDINTMSYLDAVFKGKFDYYLRIIR, encoded by the exons ATGTTAGGACTTCTTGAACTATTATACGGATTCATCGCCTTCTTCCTTgcgctttattattattacaagataaaatttaatttctggaAGAAGCGTGGTGTACCCGGGCCCGAACCCATACTATTCTTCGGCACTATGAAGGATGTCATATTACAGAGAATGAGTAGAAAAGATTATCACAAAAAGATATACAATACGTATAAAAGTGAGCCGTTGATAGGATTTTTCGACCAAACGGTGCCGATTTTAATGGTCAACAATCCTGAATTGATCAAGGATGTCTTAATTACAGACAGTGCAATATTTTCAAGGCGAGgctttaattattctaaaaag gCGGAACCGTTAGACCATCAAATTTTCTACATGAATACAGACGAAGTGCAACCCATAAGAGCAAAAGTGTCGCCCATATTTACACCAAGCAAACTTAAGAGTATGGTTCCTTTGTTACTGCAACGCTCGGAGATTTTTAAGGATTGGTTGGACACACTGTTATTGCAAAATgagcaaataaattatagccAAGTGACGGCAAAATATACCGCTGACTTGAGTGCTACCTGCCTGTTTGGTTATGATATGCAGACTTTAAGAAATGGCGAAA ATTTGCTACCAAATATAGTAATATACAACAAATTATACGATTTATTCggttattatatgtttaacaaTGCGGaagatttgcaattttttaccGAATTAGTCAAAGATATTGACggttacagaaaaaaatatggtaTTGTTAGGCACGATATTACCGATGCCGTTATGGGACTCCAAGAAAACGGAAAGTTGATTAAACCAG AAAGTACAAATAACTTTATTGCTGCAAATATGTTCACATTTTTCTTTGGCGCATATGAAACATCTTCCGTAACGATGACTCACACAATGTATGAATTGGCTGTAAATCAGTCGATCCAGGACAGACTCCGCAAAGAAATCAAACGTGTACGCGCAGCCAATAACAGAAATAAAGCAGAAGAAATAACATATGATGATATAAACACAATGTCTTACTTGGACGCAGTATTTAAAGGTAAATTCGATTATTATCTGAGAATTATtcggtaa
- the LOC136997397 gene encoding farnesol dehydrogenase-like isoform X1, whose amino-acid sequence MDRWLGKTAVVTGAGSGMGKAITHALLRNGVNVTALDIEKERLAKLDEECKRDRTLAKLHSICCDVSIENEIDKAFSTIESLGGVDIMINCAGVCYYTRIIDSQRKTFEKLLNINVLTYAVCMNKAVNSMRQRNVEGHIFNINSFLMCSVLAHNIPMKGLLDKDGYNGFNIYCATKHASRVLTTAVRREIATVQAPIRVTSISPGLVKTNITQHAKELYDLFDKMQCIEPEDVANALIYVLGTRPEVQITELTIQPTLEAI is encoded by the exons ATGGATCGTTGGCTTGGCAAAACCGCGGTTGTTACTGGCGCTGGATCCGGTATGGGCAAAGCAATTACACATGCTCTTCTGCGAAACGGAGTAAACGTGACTGCTTTGGATatcgagaaagaaagattgGCGAAGCTCGATGAAGAATGTAAACGAGATCGTACTTTGGCTAAGCTACATTCCATATGCTGCGATGTAAGTATCGAGAATGAGATTGATAAGGCATTCTCGACGATTGAGTCATTGGGCGGTGTGGACATCATGATCAATTGTGCTGGCGTCTGTTATTATACACGCATAATTG ATAGTCAAAGGAAAACATTTGAAAAGCTGCTAAATATTAATGTGCTCACATATGCTGTGTGTATGAATAAGGCCGTTAATTCGATGCGGCAGCGAAATGTTGAAGggcatattttcaatattaacag TTTTTTGATGTGCAGTGTTCTAGCTCACAATATTCCTATGAAAGGTTTATTAGATAAAGATGGTTACAatggatttaatatttattgtgccACTAAGCACGCCTCTCGCGTTTTGACTACCGCAGTACGACGAGAGATAGCAACCGTTCAAGCTCCTATTCGAGTTACA AGTATTAGCCCTGGTTTAGTGAAAACTAATATAACTCAGCATGCGAAAGAACTGTATGATTTGTTCGATAAAATGCAATGTATTGAACCAGAAGATGTGGCGAATGCGCTCATTTATGTTCTTGGAACACGACCGGAAGTTCAg ATTACGGAGCTTACCATCCAACCTACCTTGGAAGCAATATGA